TTCATCCCCAGTTGCTTCATCTTGCGCAGGTCCTCGATTCCTTCCTCGGGCGAGCGCATCGCAGTCTGGCCGCATCCGATCAGCCGGTCGGGATGCGCGCCGCAGTACTCGGCGATCCATAAATTGTAGGCGTCGAAGCAGGCCTTCTTGTAATCGAAATCCGGATGGTTGCAGAGCATCATGCCGACGGTAGGGTAGATGACTTCGGCGGAGACGCCGTCGCGATCCTGGTCGGCCATCCGCGCCTCAGGATCCCAACCGCCACGATGCATATCCTCGAATTTCACGCCGAAGGCCGCCAGCTCCTTCGCGTCCTTGCCGGCCGCCGCGATCAGTCCCATCGGAATCGGGCGCTCGAGATCCTTGATTACGAAGATATCGCCCAGCTTGTCGTCGCGCACCATGTGCGGGGCGGTGTCCTTGTACTTGCGATCGATCCGATCCACGTAGGTGCCCGGCGGCTCGGCGATATGGGAATCGGCTGAAATGATTGGCTTTTGCATACGGCTTCGGCTCCTTGTTTGTGCGACTGCGCTGCGATCTCTTGTGCTGGTGAATTCGATGTAGCAAACTCGCTTGACGTTTTCAATCGGAAACATCGATACATTAAACGAAACCGCATGGAGCCGAGCGAACCATAGTCATGTGCACTACAAGTAGCGCTGCGAGGGGCGGGTAAGGCGTGGAAGAAACCGTAAGCAAGCTGGGAGAGCGACTCAAACGGGTCAGGCTCGAGCAGGGTTTGACGCTGCGCGACCTGGGGTTACGGGCTCAAGTTTCAGCGGGCACGATTCAGAAGATTGAGGCGGGCCGGCTGGTGCCGTCGGTCGAAATCTTCGTGAAGGTAACCAAGGCGCTGCGCCGCCGCGCGAGCTTTTTTTTGGGCGACGAAGATGGCGCGGCCGACGTCCGCGTGATTCGCCGCGAGGCGCGGAAATCTTTCGACGCAGGCGCGCGGATCAAGATCGAAAGCATCGCCGAAACGCTGCGCGAGCCGAAGATGGAAGGGTACTTGATTACCGTTCCCAAGCGCGCCCGCAGCGGGCGGCCGCTCGGCTTCAGCGGCGAGATACTGTTCTTCTGCAACAAGGGCAGTGTGGATTTTTTCGTGCGCGGCAAGAAAGAAGTGTTACGCCAGGGCGA
This window of the Candidatus Binatus sp. genome carries:
- a CDS encoding amidohydrolase family protein encodes the protein MQKPIISADSHIAEPPGTYVDRIDRKYKDTAPHMVRDDKLGDIFVIKDLERPIPMGLIAAAGKDAKELAAFGVKFEDMHRGGWDPEARMADQDRDGVSAEVIYPTVGMMLCNHPDFDYKKACFDAYNLWIAEYCGAHPDRLIGCGQTAMRSPEEGIEDLRKMKQLGMKGVMMPGNPKVEDYDSPAYDDFYRAAIDLQLPLSFHILTSSTDNFQTRGPKLNGFLAIIRGCQDIIGTFVLGGVFERHPKLKVVCVEADAGWVPHYMYRMDHAYDRHRYWLPAGTLTKRPSEYFRENV
- a CDS encoding helix-turn-helix domain-containing protein, coding for MEETVSKLGERLKRVRLEQGLTLRDLGLRAQVSAGTIQKIEAGRLVPSVEIFVKVTKALRRRASFFLGDEDGAADVRVIRREARKSFDAGARIKIESIAETLREPKMEGYLITVPKRARSGRPLGFSGEILFFCNKGSVDFFVRGKKEVLRQGDSIHFKAAIPHRFQNNGPIVAELLVVWSPA